In the genome of Naumovozyma dairenensis CBS 421 chromosome 7, complete genome, the window CGGAAAggaattttgaaaagagaaaaataagaCGCCTCTCTCCGCGGAACATTCTTGGAAAAACAAAGGAAGTGACCGCATTTCCACCCATACacaaatagaaaaaatatattcagaGAAACATCCTTACCTTCTCATGTGGAATGATTGTACACtatatctaataattttcaGAAAACGATAAGTGAGAAACTCTCAGGAAGGACGCAAGTAATCCCCCCATTCCATGTTGCCAGTTGAGTGTACGGCTAAATCTCTGGGAATTAAATGTCCGTGCGTATGATAATGAGTATGAGAAATAGATGTTTCTTGGGTGGGGGATTCTGAGATTTCGTTAACCTTGCGAAGACATGAACTGGCTAGCGATTGTGTGAAGATATAGGTGAATTATCATTTAACAAATTAGAGGCGAATTTCATTTGGTACCATGCAATTTTTAatacgaagaagaaggaataCACATATCATATCACcaataaattattcaagatGGAAAACGATAAGGGTCAATTAGTatgtttttgatttattagtAAACTAGTAAGAAAAACAAATCAAAACAAGACGAAAGGAAACGAAACAAGCCCAATAGAGTAGAATATTTGAGTGGAAAAATGCCCATATacaaataaagaaacagaTCGAGATTAAGACAACCCTAGAAAAAAGGGcaattaacaaaaaaataaacgtCACGAGCAACATGTTAGAACTATGTACCTGAATACAATGATTTCGAGAAAATAGCTCTAATATTTATGGACTATGAAAAATTggatattaaaaaataatatacttAGGATACACAAGGATATCTAAGAAGCACTTTAGGACCAAGGATATGAAGTGTCTAATAATGGTTACAAGTTCTCGATACGAAATCCTATTCCACTTTTAATATTTCGTTTTATTTTGTCGTAAGCATTTTATATGAAACATATTTTTACTAacaaattgatgaaaaaaccgtattttcataattttcCGAATAGGTCGAACTTTACGTTCCAAGAAAGTGTTCCGCTACCAACAGAATTATCAAGGCTGACGATCACGCTTCAGTCCAAATCAACATTGCCAAGGTTGATGAAGAAGGCCGTGCTATCCCAGGTGAATACATTACCTATGCTTTAGCCGGTACTGTTAGAGCCAGAGGTGAAGCTGATGACTCTTTGAACCGTTTGGCTCAAAACGACGGTTTGTTGAAGAATGTCTGGTCTTACTCCCGTTAAAAACAGGAGGATaggatgatgatataaGATGATATGCAACTATGTGTGTGCATCTTTTTATAACAGATATGTATAAATACAAAAACGTTTAAAAAACTCGATAAAATAATANNNNNNNNNNNNNNNNNNNNACGCGTGAATGTTCCCCCTAGTGCAATTTGTGCTGTTACGAGCAGACATGGGAGGggtagaaaatattttctaccCCCAACAAAAATAGGCCTACCCCCCCGTTCTCAACACCCAGATGAAAATATCGATTCCCCTCCCCCGcccaaaataaaaattttaacCCCTCCCCAACTCCCATTTATAGGATGTTAAATATATCTTATAATATGGTCTCTCTTTTACCTTAGCTACTAGTCACCATAAAAATTTGGTTATTTACCTGTACCCCTAATTCTTTCCTCAAATGTTTGGTGTAACCAAACCCTACGCTGGCTCCCGATTGAGGGCCTTCTAGCCCGGCTTCTGCCCCCGAAAGGTTTTAATTCAACCCAACCCCCTACCCAACTCCTCCCATGTCTGGTTACGAGTGGGCATTGCTAGTTTTTTCGAAATTTGACGGGCaaaagatttcaaaattgttAACCCTTTACTATCAGCCGTTAAAAAATAGTCTATAGAATTTTATAgtgtttgtttgttttaaatttcttgatattaCACCTACTTGACATAATCTTTCCAACGCTAAGTACGGACTGCAGAATATACTCCGACGCAGTATAGATACAGAGGATTATATTGAATCACCTACAATAAGCTACAAGATCCGAAATTATGGTCTGTGATcatgaaaaaatttctaTCACTCGGTATAACTTCTGTTAGTAGTGAGAGAAGGTTTTCAACTGTGGGAAGATATTACCGGCACATTCCTGATGATCTTGAAGAGGAGAAGATGGAAAGCCTGCTTCTGATAAAGACTTTACGTTCCAATTTCTCTGACaatgatatcttttttGATACGGTTTTTGGTATTTGGTATCATTTCAATCttgtattatttacattCTATATATTAGTATCTATTTCGAAGCTTTTACTGCTGATGGTCCAGATTGTTTTTCGTATGAGTTCAATTCTTCCTGGGGTCTTTTAACCATAATGTTTACCCTATActattttatttgtataaaagtttattattttacaaTTAGGTGTTGACCGTCACCACCTTCTTACTGACACCCTGATGCAGACTTTCACCCTAATTTTACGCGTTACAAAGTTGAGTgcaatacaatacaataccCCCCACATTGTGGAAATGAAATGCAGTGCCCCAATTTGATCTGAG includes:
- the RPS21B gene encoding 40S ribosomal protein eS21 (similar to Saccharomyces cerevisiae RPS21B (YJL136C) and RPS21A (YKR057W); ancestral locus Anc_1.213), which gives rise to MENDKGQLVELYVPRKCSATNRIIKADDHASVQINIAKVDEEGRAIPGEYITYALAGTVRARGEADDSLNRLAQNDGLLKNVWSYSR